A single region of the Candidatus Dadabacteria bacterium genome encodes:
- a CDS encoding helix-turn-helix transcriptional regulator has protein sequence MKSQATETMPRAARRALAKLGGDMAVARKKRRISTVSMAERAFISRGTLYKVERGDPSVSMGIYATVLAILGLADGLGMVADRRDDTLGLDIEEDRLPAKIRPRRKRMRA, from the coding sequence ATGAAATCACAGGCAACAGAAACAATGCCCCGCGCGGCGCGGCGGGCTTTGGCAAAGTTGGGCGGGGATATGGCGGTTGCCCGCAAGAAGCGCCGCATTTCCACCGTCTCAATGGCGGAACGGGCGTTTATCAGCCGGGGCACATTGTATAAGGTGGAACGGGGCGACCCCTCGGTTTCCATGGGAATCTATGCGACCGTGCTGGCAATCCTCGGTCTCGCGGACGGCCTCGGAATGGTGGCTGACCGGCGCGATGACACCCTCGGACTGGATATTGAGGAAGACCGCCTGCCCGCGAAAATCCGGCCGCGCAGGAAAAGGATGCGGGCATGA
- a CDS encoding alkaline phosphatase family protein: MSGSKKRCVVMLADGARSDVFEHLLERGMLKNIARHIVEPGRFTKAASVFPSTTGPAYSPYLMGVFPGQCGMPGIRWLDKELWDNPFNIRRIRSYVCYEAAFLNGDLAESPPTLFEIFPSSASIFNEMTRGLAPENNLTRPAVSAYWKLRSHFFERGKSIDRVAADKLLSCFERPEEDIPDFCFSVFMQIDSLSHKLHPFHKKVIDAYLELDGIVGEVAGKLREKGLLERTLVAIVSDHGLTATHTHLDLAGLLEERGFRLLQYPNIFRNFFGADCSVMVSGNAMAHIYFRDPDGAAVGEVAQMLADRRETDIVMSADGGGGVTVLSERGRARIERRGEKIIYETKGGDPFGFENMPEAMSKDEQLSLTFSTEYPDALVQACQIFESSRAGDIVVSAKPGFDLRARFEFPEHMASHGSMATEHTTVPVAINTPVSGREARTVDIYPTILEYMETPVPQTAEGKSLLKG, translated from the coding sequence TTGAGCGGAAGTAAAAAAAGATGCGTGGTAATGCTCGCGGACGGAGCGAGGAGTGATGTGTTTGAGCATCTGCTGGAGCGCGGAATGCTGAAAAACATCGCCCGCCACATTGTGGAGCCGGGACGGTTCACAAAAGCGGCGTCGGTCTTTCCGTCAACTACGGGCCCGGCTTATTCCCCTTATCTGATGGGCGTCTTTCCGGGACAGTGCGGCATGCCGGGGATAAGGTGGCTGGACAAGGAACTGTGGGACAATCCTTTCAACATCAGGCGCATCAGGAGTTACGTGTGCTATGAGGCGGCGTTTCTGAACGGGGATTTGGCGGAGTCACCGCCCACATTGTTTGAGATTTTCCCTTCAAGCGCAAGTATTTTCAACGAGATGACGCGCGGGCTTGCCCCGGAGAACAATCTCACGAGGCCCGCGGTTTCCGCCTACTGGAAACTGCGAAGCCATTTTTTTGAAAGAGGCAAATCCATTGACCGTGTGGCGGCGGACAAACTGCTGAGCTGTTTTGAGCGCCCGGAGGAGGACATCCCTGATTTCTGTTTCTCCGTGTTTATGCAGATAGATTCGCTGTCGCACAAACTCCATCCCTTTCACAAAAAGGTGATAGACGCATATTTGGAATTGGACGGGATTGTGGGCGAGGTGGCGGGCAAACTCAGGGAGAAAGGGCTGCTGGAACGGACGCTTGTCGCCATTGTGAGCGACCACGGGCTGACGGCGACGCATACGCACCTTGATCTGGCGGGGCTTCTTGAGGAGCGCGGCTTCAGGCTTCTTCAGTATCCGAACATATTCCGCAACTTCTTCGGCGCGGACTGTTCCGTGATGGTTTCGGGCAACGCCATGGCGCATATTTATTTCAGAGACCCGGACGGGGCGGCGGTCGGTGAGGTGGCGCAAATGCTTGCCGACAGGCGGGAGACGGACATTGTGATGAGCGCGGACGGGGGCGGCGGGGTAACCGTTTTAAGCGAAAGGGGGCGGGCGCGCATAGAGCGGCGCGGAGAGAAAATCATCTATGAGACCAAAGGGGGCGACCCTTTCGGCTTTGAGAATATGCCGGAGGCAATGTCAAAAGACGAGCAACTCTCCCTGACGTTTTCAACCGAATATCCGGACGCGCTTGTTCAGGCGTGCCAAATCTTTGAGTCGTCCCGCGCGGGAGACATAGTGGTGAGCGCCAAGCCCGGTTTTGACCTCCGGGCGCGGTTTGAGTTTCCCGAACACATGGCGTCTCACGGCTCAATGGCTACGGAGCACACGACCGTCCCTGTGGCAATCAACACCCCCGTGTCCGGGCGCGAGGCGCGAACGGTGGACATTTACCCGACCATTCTTGAGTATATGGAAACGCCCGTTCCGCAGACGGCGGAGGGGAAGAGTCTTTTGAAGGGTTGA
- the pyrE gene encoding orotate phosphoribosyltransferase, producing the protein MSLKIQRDRLRSILLERSVEFGEFTLSSGEKSALYIDARKTTLDPEGARLCAEIFLAEFSKTPLASAIGGPTLGADPIVGAMLALCEDSDPRGFIVRKSEKGHGTRRLIEGGLAEGDIAMMVEDVVTTGGSARRAIEAVRAAGAEVSKVAAVVSRAKTANPFADEGIDFFSIFEEKDLLSG; encoded by the coding sequence GTGAGCCTGAAAATTCAAAGAGACAGATTGCGTTCCATCCTGCTTGAGCGCTCGGTTGAGTTCGGGGAGTTTACACTGTCCTCGGGCGAGAAGAGCGCGCTTTACATAGACGCGAGAAAAACCACTCTTGACCCCGAAGGGGCGCGGCTTTGCGCGGAAATCTTTCTTGCCGAGTTTTCAAAAACCCCGCTGGCAAGCGCGATAGGGGGCCCCACCCTCGGCGCAGACCCCATTGTCGGCGCGATGCTCGCGCTGTGTGAAGACTCCGACCCGCGCGGCTTCATTGTCCGCAAGAGCGAAAAGGGGCACGGGACCCGCCGGTTGATTGAGGGCGGCCTTGCGGAGGGCGACATTGCCATGATGGTTGAGGATGTGGTTACCACGGGCGGCTCGGCGAGGCGCGCCATTGAGGCCGTCCGCGCGGCGGGGGCCGAGGTGTCAAAGGTTGCGGCTGTTGTCAGCAGGGCAAAGACGGCAAACCCGTTTGCCGATGAGGGCATAGATTTCTTCAGCATATTTGAGGAGAAAGACTTGCTTTCGGGGTAG
- a CDS encoding type II toxin-antitoxin system HipA family toxin — translation MTDGIEVHTDHTGEIRLVGRCHYIAKRGSQSSVFEYADEWLDYQSAFSLDPANLPLEKRPFHTSSGKSALPGALRDTAPDRWGQRLIERAFRKAGKERALSEIDYLLGISDQTRIGALRYKREGGDTFGHDIGRYRVPPLIQLSALLNAADAVQTDTETAEDLKLLLNEGSPLGGARPKSAVADNNGTLAIAKFPKPDDDRSITHGEVLAMTLAAKADIRVAAARLHKVAGRAVSLITRFDRVGERRIPFLSAMSLLGLGDGDTATYTDIAECIRMYSSAPTEDLHELWRRIVFNVMVGNLDDHLRNHGFLYDRNNKWRLSPAYDLNPVPQTEKARELTTWISEEGPEADLELALRVAPCFALKESKADAVITEVAAALKGWKNTARRLGMSAADIAVYATAIEVGG, via the coding sequence ATGACGGACGGCATAGAGGTTCATACGGACCACACCGGAGAGATACGGCTGGTTGGCCGGTGCCATTATATTGCAAAGCGCGGCAGTCAAAGTTCGGTTTTTGAATATGCGGACGAATGGCTTGACTATCAAAGCGCCTTTTCCCTTGATCCGGCAAATCTCCCGCTGGAAAAGCGACCCTTCCATACATCTTCGGGCAAGTCGGCGTTGCCCGGCGCCTTGCGTGACACGGCGCCTGACCGCTGGGGGCAGCGCCTGATTGAGCGGGCTTTCCGCAAAGCGGGCAAAGAGCGGGCGCTGTCCGAGATTGATTATCTGCTCGGTATCAGCGACCAAACCCGTATCGGAGCCTTGCGCTACAAGCGGGAGGGCGGAGACACCTTTGGCCACGACATCGGCCGCTACCGTGTGCCGCCGCTGATTCAGCTGTCTGCCCTCCTCAATGCCGCCGACGCGGTGCAGACGGACACGGAAACCGCCGAAGATTTGAAACTCCTTCTGAACGAAGGTTCGCCGCTCGGCGGCGCGCGTCCGAAATCCGCCGTTGCGGACAATAACGGCACGCTGGCCATCGCCAAATTCCCGAAACCCGATGATGACCGCAGTATCACCCACGGCGAAGTGCTGGCCATGACGCTGGCCGCCAAAGCCGACATACGTGTCGCTGCGGCGAGGTTGCACAAAGTGGCCGGTCGGGCCGTATCGCTGATTACACGGTTTGACCGTGTCGGCGAAAGGCGCATACCCTTCCTGTCCGCCATGAGTCTTCTGGGCCTTGGTGACGGAGACACCGCAACCTATACTGACATTGCGGAGTGCATACGGATGTATTCAAGCGCGCCGACGGAAGACCTGCATGAGTTGTGGCGGCGCATTGTCTTCAACGTGATGGTCGGCAACCTTGATGACCACTTGCGCAACCACGGCTTTCTCTATGACCGGAACAACAAATGGCGTTTATCACCGGCTTATGACCTGAATCCGGTGCCGCAGACAGAGAAGGCGCGGGAACTGACGACCTGGATATCGGAGGAAGGGCCGGAAGCCGACCTTGAACTTGCCCTCAGGGTCGCGCCGTGTTTCGCGCTGAAGGAGTCCAAGGCGGATGCCGTTATCACGGAAGTGGCCGCCGCCCTGAAAGGCTGGAAAAACACAGCGCGCCGACTCGGCATGAGCGCGGCGGATATTGCCGTTTACGCAACCGCTATTGAGGTTGGCGGGTAG
- a CDS encoding 4Fe-4S binding protein: MIDAKTLSYDYDEEALGFEEPPVADDTGPTALEKVCLALAGAGALGFLVQVFGVGPAAGWVGTWTGLIAGFALPCAAAAVYFILSYKDTTPGIKNNGAYFSGLMSRGGLGWLAGIVMTGFYILLYWFPATLEGAIRMTDPLALALSGSAANQWFLYGFLYTLAVCTFGVRMIMRYRHNRYQQIRTVSVMFFQLGFAFLIPHILRMLNQPEFYFSYFWPLKYDYLFPGTVSYIVNSPGGLGVFFIFWGAVMTFVATPLLTYKFGKRWYCSWVCGCGGLAETMGDPWRQLSDKSTKAWKIERWMVHLVLVFVTVTTLLLWANSATGGWVFGGISHTFSRWYGFFIGAVFSGVIGVGFYPIMGTRVWCRFGCPMAAILGIFQRFLSKFRITTNGGQCMSCGNCSTYCEMGIDVRAYAQKGENIIRASCVGCGVCAAVCPRGVLKLENGATFADRYKGAENPFGALIEAVKRDNTSGIFERPTKAEAVRFVKGMRDMRVRG; this comes from the coding sequence GTGATTGACGCAAAAACCCTTTCTTACGACTACGATGAAGAGGCGCTGGGCTTTGAAGAGCCGCCGGTGGCGGACGACACCGGCCCGACCGCATTGGAAAAGGTGTGCCTTGCGCTTGCGGGCGCGGGCGCGCTGGGGTTTCTGGTTCAGGTTTTCGGCGTCGGTCCCGCCGCCGGATGGGTCGGAACGTGGACGGGGCTTATTGCCGGATTTGCGCTTCCGTGCGCGGCGGCGGCCGTTTACTTCATCCTTTCATACAAAGACACAACGCCCGGCATTAAGAACAACGGCGCGTATTTCAGCGGATTGATGTCGCGCGGGGGGCTCGGCTGGCTCGCGGGGATTGTGATGACCGGTTTTTACATCCTGCTTTACTGGTTTCCCGCAACACTTGAGGGCGCGATACGGATGACGGACCCGCTTGCGCTCGCCCTGTCGGGAAGCGCGGCAAACCAGTGGTTTCTTTACGGGTTTCTCTACACTCTTGCGGTCTGCACATTCGGCGTGAGGATGATAATGCGCTACCGCCACAACCGCTACCAGCAGATACGCACCGTGTCCGTAATGTTTTTTCAACTCGGCTTTGCGTTTCTAATCCCGCACATACTGAGGATGCTCAACCAGCCGGAGTTTTACTTCAGTTACTTCTGGCCTCTGAAATATGACTACCTGTTTCCGGGAACGGTTTCATACATAGTGAACAGCCCCGGCGGGCTCGGCGTTTTCTTTATCTTCTGGGGGGCGGTGATGACCTTTGTGGCGACGCCGCTGCTGACCTACAAGTTCGGCAAGCGGTGGTATTGCTCGTGGGTGTGCGGGTGCGGCGGACTTGCCGAAACCATGGGCGACCCGTGGCGGCAGTTGTCCGACAAATCCACAAAGGCGTGGAAGATAGAGAGGTGGATGGTTCATTTGGTTCTTGTGTTTGTAACCGTCACAACGTTGCTGCTGTGGGCAAACTCCGCCACGGGCGGCTGGGTTTTCGGCGGCATATCCCATACATTTTCCCGGTGGTACGGATTTTTCATCGGCGCGGTTTTTTCGGGTGTCATCGGGGTGGGGTTTTACCCGATAATGGGAACAAGGGTGTGGTGCCGGTTCGGCTGCCCGATGGCGGCGATTCTGGGAATCTTCCAGAGGTTTCTTTCAAAGTTCAGAATCACGACCAACGGCGGGCAGTGCATGTCGTGCGGAAACTGCTCAACCTACTGCGAGATGGGCATAGATGTGCGCGCCTACGCGCAGAAGGGTGAAAACATCATCCGCGCCTCGTGCGTGGGCTGCGGCGTCTGCGCGGCGGTCTGCCCCAGAGGCGTGCTGAAACTTGAAAACGGCGCGACCTTCGCTGACAGATACAAGGGAGCGGAAAACCCGTTTGGCGCGCTTATTGAGGCGGTCAAAAGAGACAACACCAGCGGGATTTTTGAGAGGCCGACAAAGGCGGAAGCCGTTCGGTTTGTGAAGGGAATGAGGGATATGAGGGTTAGGGGTTAA
- a CDS encoding inorganic phosphate transporter, whose translation METVFIAAVGLSGLLALNIGANNSAAAMASSYGAGARTKRQAVGLIAVFAILGALFAGGPVVETMGKGIVPQAVFSSRAALTVVVLVIALAFVSWANASRVPVATTHAIVCSIAGIGLYLGSLNHARFYEIVGWWVAGPVVSWAAGFLVGKFLYYRILNHLVENFSEEGVSRVLKWCITVSGTFLAFSAGANNSANAVGPVVGLGVMDSSSGVLFAGVAMAVGALVLGGRVLETVGKEITEICLIRAITVEAVAAVIIVTASLAGIPVSITEIVTAGIVGFSCAQHGFGKTARNRHVLRIAFFWLAVPAATVAIGYIAAMFVLK comes from the coding sequence ATGGAAACCGTTTTTATTGCGGCTGTCGGTCTGTCGGGATTGCTTGCCCTGAACATCGGGGCGAACAACTCCGCCGCGGCCATGGCATCCTCTTACGGGGCGGGCGCGCGGACAAAGAGACAGGCGGTCGGCCTGATAGCGGTTTTCGCGATTCTGGGCGCGCTGTTTGCGGGCGGCCCCGTGGTTGAAACAATGGGCAAAGGCATAGTGCCGCAAGCCGTGTTTTCATCCCGCGCCGCGCTTACGGTTGTGGTTCTGGTTATCGCGCTTGCCTTTGTCTCATGGGCGAACGCCTCAAGAGTTCCGGTCGCCACAACTCACGCCATTGTCTGCTCAATCGCGGGCATCGGCCTTTACCTCGGCTCGCTCAATCACGCGCGTTTTTACGAGATAGTGGGCTGGTGGGTGGCGGGTCCCGTAGTGTCGTGGGCGGCGGGCTTTCTTGTCGGCAAATTTCTTTATTACAGGATTTTGAACCATCTTGTTGAAAACTTCTCCGAAGAGGGCGTAAGCCGCGTTCTCAAGTGGTGCATAACGGTTTCGGGAACTTTTCTCGCGTTTTCCGCGGGCGCGAACAACTCCGCAAACGCCGTGGGGCCCGTTGTGGGGCTGGGCGTGATGGACTCGTCATCGGGGGTGCTGTTTGCGGGCGTGGCCATGGCTGTGGGGGCTCTTGTTTTAGGAGGCCGGGTTCTTGAGACCGTGGGCAAGGAGATAACCGAGATATGCCTCATAAGGGCGATAACGGTTGAGGCGGTCGCGGCGGTGATAATTGTTACGGCGTCTCTTGCGGGAATACCGGTTTCCATCACCGAGATAGTTACCGCCGGCATTGTGGGCTTCTCATGCGCCCAGCATGGGTTTGGGAAAACGGCAAGAAACCGCCATGTGCTCAGGATAGCGTTTTTCTGGCTTGCCGTGCCCGCCGCAACGGTGGCAATCGGATACATTGCGGCGATGTTTGTGCTAAAATAG
- a CDS encoding FAD-dependent oxidoreductase, whose product MKIAIIGNGITGVSAALRIRELKPDWDIVIISGESDFHYSRPALMYIYMGHMSYRDTKPYEDRFWREKRIETLRGWVTEIDAKNSRLLMHKKDPVSYDKLLLAVGSKPNKFGWPGQELKGVQGLYDLMDLRELYENSKGLRRAVITGGGLIGIELAEMLHSRGVHVTFLVRERSYWNRVLPTEESAMVNRVIEKEGIELQLETELSEIIDDGNGRVGGVETKDGRRIECGFVGLTAGVSPNVALAAPAGVETGRGILVDRGFKTGVENIYSAGDCAEIITGGERNLLQQVWYTGKAQGGAAGEAMCGVPTVYEPAEWFNSAKFLDLEYQTYGRVNMDVEGEKNLYWERPDGLAALRIVHTDSAVIGVNVMGLRYRHEVCGRWIEEKRPLDYVLDRLGEANFDPEFYATYEKEISGAFREQAK is encoded by the coding sequence ATGAAGATCGCCATCATCGGAAACGGCATAACGGGCGTTTCGGCGGCGCTGAGGATAAGAGAACTCAAACCCGACTGGGACATTGTTATAATTTCCGGCGAGTCCGACTTTCACTACTCCCGCCCCGCCCTGATGTATATCTACATGGGGCACATGAGTTACCGGGACACCAAGCCCTACGAAGACCGCTTCTGGCGCGAGAAACGCATAGAGACCCTTCGCGGCTGGGTAACGGAGATTGACGCAAAAAACAGCCGCCTCCTTATGCACAAAAAAGACCCCGTGAGTTACGACAAACTGCTGCTCGCCGTGGGAAGCAAACCCAACAAATTCGGGTGGCCCGGACAGGAACTGAAAGGCGTTCAGGGCCTTTACGACCTTATGGACTTGCGCGAACTGTATGAGAACTCAAAGGGTCTCAGGCGCGCCGTTATAACCGGCGGCGGGCTCATAGGGATTGAACTCGCCGAGATGCTTCACAGCCGGGGCGTCCATGTAACCTTCCTTGTGCGGGAGCGGTCATACTGGAATCGCGTTCTGCCGACCGAGGAATCCGCCATGGTTAACAGGGTCATAGAGAAGGAGGGCATAGAGTTGCAACTTGAAACCGAACTCTCGGAGATAATTGATGACGGAAACGGAAGAGTGGGCGGCGTTGAAACCAAAGACGGCCGCAGGATTGAGTGCGGATTTGTGGGACTGACGGCGGGCGTGAGCCCCAATGTGGCGCTCGCCGCCCCGGCGGGGGTTGAAACGGGCAGGGGAATCCTTGTTGACCGGGGATTCAAAACGGGCGTGGAAAACATTTATTCCGCGGGCGACTGCGCGGAGATCATAACCGGCGGGGAGAGAAACCTGCTTCAGCAGGTCTGGTATACCGGCAAAGCGCAAGGCGGAGCCGCCGGTGAGGCGATGTGCGGCGTTCCCACCGTTTACGAGCCTGCGGAGTGGTTTAATTCGGCAAAGTTTCTTGACCTTGAGTATCAGACCTACGGGCGCGTGAACATGGACGTTGAGGGGGAGAAAAACCTCTACTGGGAAAGGCCGGACGGGCTCGCCGCGCTCAGGATAGTCCACACGGATTCGGCGGTTATAGGGGTCAACGTGATGGGGCTGCGCTACCGCCACGAGGTGTGCGGGCGGTGGATTGAAGAAAAACGCCCGCTTGACTATGTGCTGGACAGGCTGGGCGAGGCGAACTTTGACCCCGAATTTTATGCGACCTATGAAAAGGAGATATCGGGGGCTTTCAGGGAGCAGGCAAAGTGA
- the priA gene encoding primosomal protein N': protein MPSVEIVLPGSAPGSFHYSVPKRLEKSAGVGKRVMAPLGNRRTIGFIIGSPPPPEGLRLRDIIDVIDDEPLFDEKRLEFFKWISNYYVCPLGAVIKAAHPSGLGSMRVKRKASLTADGRDALEKGRAAGADSAILRALATGEMTLEKLFEVVEDGGFSRVYGLERRGLVEIEYEVKRGAAVRYETVYSAPGGASERSEISTMPAKREVVRFIEEREKAARSEIREMLGNSGVSHLKWLEEKGIVKTEQKEIIRDPFAEIKPDGKPAPRMTADQKRAFDEITKAADGGRFAPFLLHGVTGSGKTEVYLRAIEDAGKRGVQSLVMVPEISLTPQLVTRFRSRFGDAVTVMHSLLSEGERFDSWRRIRDGRAQIVIGARSAVFAPFSNLGLIVVDEEHEKSYKQEDKQPCYNARDLALVLGRTMRCPVILGSATPSVETYHNAKAGRFGYISMPLRVEGSMLPEVEVVRQGKTVFSARMKEALIENRKNGGKAIVFLNRRGFSTTLVCDGCDTVVSCPNCSISLTYHKKGNAVKCHYCGIEERFENRCGLCGGEIRQTGTGTQAVEDEVRKILPGATVARMDRDASGGKTGLLELYRRLERGTIDVLVGTQMVAKGHDLPGVTFVGVVSADMSLGIPDFRSGEVTFQTLTQVAGRAGRAGSPGKALIQTANPGHPSIRYAVGQDAVAFLEAEIKMRKNSGWPPFSRVAALRFSGTDEKNVRLITGHIHSVAVRAAARMKPPVEIVGHSECPIYRIKNRFRWHIIMRSESAAGMGALIRALKEEAEKAMPPKTRFAADIDPVSFL, encoded by the coding sequence GTGCCTTCCGTTGAAATAGTCCTTCCCGGCTCCGCGCCCGGCAGTTTTCACTACTCCGTTCCGAAGCGGCTTGAGAAAAGCGCGGGTGTCGGCAAGCGGGTGATGGCTCCGCTCGGCAACCGGCGGACTATCGGCTTTATCATCGGCTCTCCCCCTCCGCCCGAAGGGTTGCGCCTGCGGGACATCATTGACGTGATTGATGACGAGCCGCTCTTTGACGAAAAACGGCTTGAATTCTTCAAGTGGATTTCCAACTACTATGTCTGCCCTCTGGGCGCGGTCATAAAGGCGGCGCACCCCTCCGGCCTCGGAAGCATGAGGGTAAAAAGAAAGGCGTCTCTGACCGCGGACGGCAGGGACGCCCTTGAAAAAGGGCGCGCCGCCGGGGCGGACAGCGCAATATTACGGGCTCTCGCCACAGGCGAGATGACGCTTGAAAAACTGTTTGAAGTGGTGGAGGACGGCGGGTTTTCCAGAGTTTACGGGCTGGAACGCAGGGGCCTTGTGGAGATTGAATATGAAGTGAAGCGCGGGGCGGCGGTCCGCTATGAAACCGTTTACTCCGCGCCCGGGGGCGCGAGCGAACGGAGCGAGATATCAACCATGCCCGCCAAGCGCGAGGTCGTGCGGTTTATTGAGGAGCGCGAAAAGGCGGCGCGCTCCGAAATAAGAGAGATGCTCGGAAATTCGGGCGTCTCGCACCTGAAGTGGCTTGAAGAAAAAGGCATCGTCAAAACCGAACAAAAGGAGATAATCCGGGACCCGTTTGCGGAAATAAAACCGGACGGCAAACCCGCCCCGCGCATGACCGCCGACCAGAAAAGGGCGTTTGATGAAATTACAAAAGCGGCGGACGGCGGGCGGTTTGCGCCGTTTCTGCTTCACGGCGTTACGGGCAGCGGGAAAACCGAGGTTTACCTGAGAGCCATTGAGGATGCGGGGAAAAGGGGCGTGCAGTCGCTCGTGATGGTGCCGGAGATATCGCTCACACCGCAACTTGTTACAAGGTTCAGAAGCAGATTCGGAGACGCGGTTACCGTTATGCACAGCCTGTTGAGCGAAGGCGAAAGGTTTGACTCGTGGCGGCGCATACGGGACGGCAGGGCGCAAATTGTTATCGGCGCAAGGTCCGCCGTGTTCGCGCCGTTCTCAAACCTCGGCCTCATAGTGGTTGACGAGGAGCATGAGAAAAGCTACAAGCAGGAAGACAAACAGCCGTGCTACAACGCGCGCGACCTTGCCCTTGTGCTCGGCCGGACGATGCGGTGTCCCGTGATTCTGGGCTCCGCCACTCCCTCGGTTGAAACCTACCACAACGCAAAAGCGGGCAGGTTCGGCTACATATCAATGCCGCTGAGGGTTGAGGGGAGCATGCTTCCCGAAGTTGAGGTTGTCCGTCAGGGCAAAACCGTTTTCTCCGCCCGGATGAAAGAGGCGTTGATTGAAAACCGCAAAAACGGCGGCAAGGCGATTGTCTTTCTGAACCGGCGCGGTTTTTCCACAACGCTTGTGTGCGACGGGTGCGACACCGTGGTCTCATGCCCGAATTGCAGCATATCCCTCACCTACCACAAGAAGGGGAACGCGGTGAAGTGCCATTACTGCGGCATTGAGGAGAGGTTTGAAAACCGCTGCGGCCTGTGCGGCGGGGAGATACGGCAGACGGGAACGGGAACTCAGGCGGTTGAAGACGAGGTGAGAAAAATCCTTCCGGGGGCGACCGTGGCGCGGATGGACAGAGACGCCTCGGGCGGCAAGACCGGCTTGCTTGAACTTTACCGAAGGCTGGAAAGAGGAACCATAGATGTGCTTGTGGGAACACAGATGGTGGCCAAGGGACACGACCTGCCGGGCGTAACTTTTGTGGGCGTGGTGTCGGCGGACATGTCTCTGGGCATACCGGACTTCCGCAGCGGAGAGGTTACCTTTCAGACATTGACGCAAGTTGCGGGAAGGGCGGGAAGAGCGGGCTCTCCGGGAAAGGCGCTGATACAAACCGCAAACCCCGGCCACCCGAGCATAAGATATGCGGTCGGTCAGGATGCGGTGGCGTTTCTTGAAGCCGAGATAAAGATGAGGAAAAACAGCGGATGGCCGCCCTTCTCCCGCGTTGCGGCTTTGAGATTTTCGGGAACGGACGAGAAAAACGTCCGGCTCATAACCGGGCACATTCACTCTGTCGCCGTCCGCGCGGCGGCGCGCATGAAGCCCCCCGTAGAAATCGTGGGGCACTCCGAATGCCCCATATACAGAATAAAAAACCGCTTCAGGTGGCATATAATAATGCGCTCTGAAAGCGCCGCAGGTATGGGGGCTCTCATAAGGGCTCTCAAAGAGGAGGCGGAAAAGGCCATGCCGCCAAAAACCCGTTTCGCCGCCGATATTGACCCCGTAAGCTTTCTGTAA
- a CDS encoding GIY-YIG nuclease family protein has protein sequence MPELEEEDARFGRSKFYVYVLDTEYGYYIGHSGNIEARINAHFADEVPSTAGGNPEMLWRSRPFKKRADATRFEAALKSWRDNRKDKFHEYTGLPPVPFSNPQQHYSQGITWKITVLIVLAIMAILAIVA, from the coding sequence TTGCCAGAACTTGAAGAGGAAGATGCCCGGTTCGGCAGATCCAAATTTTACGTCTATGTTCTCGACACCGAATACGGATATTACATTGGTCACAGCGGAAACATAGAAGCGAGAATAAATGCACATTTTGCTGATGAAGTTCCGTCAACAGCAGGCGGAAACCCAGAAATGTTATGGAGGTCCCGCCCCTTCAAAAAACGCGCTGATGCAACGCGTTTTGAAGCGGCGCTCAAGTCTTGGCGCGATAACCGCAAAGACAAATTTCACGAATACACGGGGCTTCCCCCAGTGCCATTTTCCAATCCTCAGCAACATTACAGTCAGGGGATAACGTGGAAAATAACAGTCTTGATAGTACTAGCAATTATGGCAATTCTCGCAATAGTGGCATAA